The Lysobacterales bacterium genome has a segment encoding these proteins:
- a CDS encoding right-handed parallel beta-helix repeat-containing protein has translation MYRILLPLAVLTAGMLAVDAARADGVIEINQDCAMAGCMTGDSPGFPVTITAAGHYRLTSDLSIDTTSPVINAFVDGDVRLDLNGFTVRGPTTCSGTPVTSCSFSPSSSCMINFSVRSGTLRNGTVRGGAGHGVCGGFGWGFVVQDVLITENPGEGIRSGLGAPVNPSELAIERVRVVRNGGNGINLTFGGDTRQRITNSVFIGNGGAGARTSSRVTLLDNQFYSNALLGFHGNVGSPQIALGRNTFFDNNGDNANPQYNGTVRDMGGNVCAKATCP, from the coding sequence ATGTACCGAATCCTGCTCCCGCTCGCCGTACTGACTGCGGGCATGCTCGCAGTGGACGCTGCCCGTGCCGACGGCGTCATCGAGATCAACCAGGACTGCGCCATGGCCGGCTGCATGACCGGTGATTCGCCTGGCTTTCCGGTCACCATAACCGCGGCCGGCCACTACCGGCTGACCAGCGATCTCAGCATCGACACCACCTCCCCCGTCATCAACGCCTTTGTCGATGGCGACGTCCGACTCGATCTCAACGGCTTCACGGTGCGCGGTCCGACCACCTGCAGCGGAACGCCAGTCACCAGCTGCTCGTTCAGTCCGTCGTCGAGCTGCATGATCAACTTCAGCGTTCGCAGCGGCACGCTACGCAACGGGACCGTACGCGGCGGCGCAGGACACGGGGTCTGCGGCGGCTTTGGGTGGGGCTTCGTCGTCCAGGATGTGCTGATCACCGAGAATCCGGGCGAGGGCATCCGCTCAGGCCTGGGTGCACCGGTCAACCCCAGCGAGCTGGCGATCGAGCGCGTACGCGTCGTTCGCAACGGCGGCAACGGCATCAACCTGACGTTCGGCGGGGATACGCGCCAGCGGATCACCAACAGCGTCTTCATCGGCAACGGCGGTGCCGGCGCGCGTACAAGCAGTCGCGTCACGCTGCTCGACAATCAGTTCTACTCCAACGCCTTGCTCGGATTCCACGGCAATGTCGGCAGTCCTCAGATCGCCCTCGGACGAAACACGTTCTTCGACAACAACGGCGACAACGCCAACCCTCAGTACAACGGCACCGTGCGCGACATGGGCGGCAACGTCTGCGCGAAAGCGACCTGTCCCTGA
- a CDS encoding IS66 family transposase gives MVFEYASSRSGKHARQFLGDWRGALMVDDYGGYKALFRDGVTELACWVHVRRKFVDVAQASGSTIAQEAVRRIAALYAVEAGARDLTAQARHAWRQQHARPLVEALHAWLLDLSGKALGGSALSKAVHHALGRWPALVRFLDDGDYPLDNNPVENAIRPIAIGRKNWLFAGSDSAGQRAAAIMSLLATAKANGLDPHAWLTGTLTRLPTTLQRDIDSLLPLATPITR, from the coding sequence GTGGTTTTCGAGTACGCCAGCAGCCGCAGCGGCAAGCATGCCCGGCAGTTCCTGGGGGACTGGCGCGGCGCCCTGATGGTGGACGACTACGGCGGCTACAAGGCCCTGTTCCGGGACGGCGTGACGGAGTTGGCCTGCTGGGTGCACGTGCGACGCAAATTTGTGGATGTGGCCCAGGCCAGCGGCAGCACGATCGCGCAGGAAGCGGTGCGGCGGATCGCCGCGCTCTATGCCGTGGAGGCGGGCGCGCGGGACCTGACCGCCCAGGCGCGCCACGCCTGGCGCCAACAGCATGCCCGGCCACTGGTCGAGGCTCTGCACGCCTGGCTGCTGGACCTGTCCGGGAAGGCGCTGGGCGGCAGCGCCTTGTCCAAGGCCGTGCACCACGCCCTCGGCCGCTGGCCGGCGCTGGTGCGCTTCCTGGACGATGGTGACTATCCGCTTGACAACAACCCGGTGGAGAACGCGATCCGGCCGATCGCGATCGGCCGCAAGAACTGGCTGTTCGCCGGCTCCGACAGCGCCGGCCAGCGGGCCGCGGCCATCATGAGCCTGCTGGCCACGGCCAAAGCCAACGGCCTGGACCCCCACGCCTGGCTGACCGGCACGCTAACCCGTCTGCCTACCACCTTGCAGCGGGACATCGACTCGCTGCTGCCCCTGGCGACACCGATCACCCGCTGA
- a CDS encoding SDR family oxidoreductase: MTHPTDTPAAVTVDDDPATLPDRVRVAVGVLEAIRDDRSLLAALPEADRVRLLQAVALVHHPEPRARRKQARETAREEAREKARRTEALLDSTGIRTLRRKPVFTTPNYFPPQPAGQHQPGHDAAGAASPGESPELLHCYVCKKKYTQVHHFYDQMCPPCADFNFAKRTESADLGGRVALLTGGRVKIGYQAGLKLLRAGAALIVTTRFPRDCAQRYATEPDFENWGHRLQVFGLDLRHTPSVEAFCAELAATRDRLDFIINNACQTVRRPPAFYAHMMAGETQALHALPDHVRRLVGGYEGLRAADLLPGEGAALVGGRGAASLPGLARAAELSQVPLLPDDLLGPAHLFPEGRLDQDLQQVDLRGRNSWRLLMHEVPAVELLETQLVNAVAPFIINARLKALMLRTPERDKHIVNVSAVEGQFYRNFKTSKHPHTNMAKAALNMMTRTSAADYHGDGIHMNAVDTGWVTDEDPAEIAARKVVEERFHPPLDIVDGAARIVDPIIDGFNTGRHVWGQFLKDYAPTDW, from the coding sequence ATGACCCACCCAACCGACACGCCCGCCGCCGTCACTGTCGATGACGACCCCGCCACCCTGCCCGACCGCGTACGTGTGGCCGTAGGGGTTCTGGAGGCGATCCGCGACGACCGCAGCCTGCTGGCGGCGCTGCCGGAGGCCGACCGGGTGCGGCTGCTGCAGGCGGTGGCGCTGGTGCACCATCCGGAGCCGCGGGCGCGCCGCAAGCAGGCGCGGGAGACGGCGCGGGAGGAGGCCCGGGAGAAGGCGCGCCGGACCGAGGCCCTGCTTGATAGCACCGGCATCCGCACCCTGCGCCGCAAGCCGGTGTTCACGACGCCGAACTACTTTCCGCCGCAGCCCGCGGGCCAGCACCAACCCGGCCACGACGCCGCCGGCGCCGCCAGCCCCGGGGAGTCGCCGGAGTTGCTGCACTGCTATGTCTGCAAGAAGAAGTACACCCAGGTCCACCACTTCTACGACCAGATGTGCCCGCCGTGCGCGGACTTCAACTTCGCCAAGCGCACCGAATCCGCCGACCTCGGCGGCCGGGTCGCGCTGCTGACCGGCGGGCGGGTCAAGATCGGCTACCAGGCCGGCCTGAAGCTGCTCCGCGCCGGTGCGGCGCTGATCGTGACCACGCGCTTCCCGCGCGACTGCGCCCAGCGCTATGCCACGGAGCCGGACTTCGAAAACTGGGGCCACCGGCTGCAGGTGTTCGGCCTGGACCTTCGCCACACGCCGAGCGTGGAGGCGTTCTGCGCCGAGCTGGCGGCGACCCGCGACCGCCTCGACTTCATCATCAACAACGCCTGCCAGACGGTGCGCCGACCGCCGGCGTTCTATGCCCACATGATGGCCGGCGAGACCCAGGCCCTGCACGCGTTGCCCGACCACGTGCGCCGCCTGGTCGGCGGCTACGAGGGCCTGCGCGCCGCCGACCTGCTGCCCGGCGAGGGTGCGGCGCTGGTCGGTGGCCGGGGTGCCGCGTCACTGCCCGGCCTGGCGCGGGCCGCCGAGCTGTCCCAGGTGCCCCTGCTGCCCGACGACCTGCTGGGCCCGGCCCACCTGTTCCCCGAAGGCCGCCTGGACCAGGACCTGCAACAGGTCGACCTGCGCGGGCGCAATTCCTGGCGCCTGCTGATGCACGAGGTGCCCGCGGTCGAGCTGCTGGAAACGCAACTGGTCAACGCCGTCGCGCCGTTCATCATCAATGCGCGCCTGAAGGCGCTGATGCTGCGCACGCCCGAACGCGACAAGCACATCGTCAACGTGTCGGCGGTCGAGGGCCAGTTCTACCGCAACTTCAAGACCAGCAAGCACCCGCACACCAACATGGCCAAGGCGGCGCTGAACATGATGACGCGCACCTCGGCGGCCGACTACCACGGCGACGGCATCCACATGAACGCGGTCGACACCGGCTGGGTGACCGACGAGGACCCGGCCGAGATCGCGGCGCGCAAGGTCGTCGAGGAGCGCTTCCATCCGCCGCTCGACATCGTCGACGGCGCCGCCCGCATCGTCGACCCGATCATCGACGGCTTCAACACCGGCCGCCACGTCTGGGGCCAGTTCCTGAAGGACTACGCGCCGACCGACTGGTGA
- the istA gene encoding IS21 family transposase produces the protein MTIKTLAAKGLPKRAIARQLDLAEGTVRYHLRRQASGAQDGRGNQPRRADQAAEAIDHWLSTQSQRNLAALHAWLVAEHGYEGSLRSVQRYVAQAYPPPARRARRRVETPPGAQSQVDWGLFPGVVVAGQSMTLQDFHMVLSHSRMDAVVWVFRQDQLSWLAGHNGAFERLGGIPAVVRVDNTKTAVVRGAGAWGQLNETYRRYALTVRFHIDPCQPYSPEHKGKVERAVRSHRGAADPTARPWDSLEELQAATDTAIAELATRRRCPATGAWVIDAWQAEKAALAPLPRLPQPFDHVATRRVGTDALVSFEGRQYSVPFAYLGRMVEVRGGAGTVQVLADQALIAEHPRATAQRLLIDPAHYDGPSTAQVQAPPPLGRMGQRLAELMATPVERRPLDLYAALAEVAR, from the coding sequence ATGACGATCAAGACTCTGGCAGCCAAGGGGCTGCCAAAACGGGCCATCGCCCGGCAACTGGACCTGGCCGAGGGCACGGTCCGCTACCACCTGCGCCGGCAGGCCAGCGGCGCGCAGGACGGCCGGGGGAACCAGCCGCGCCGGGCTGACCAGGCTGCCGAGGCCATCGACCACTGGCTCAGCACCCAGTCGCAGCGCAACCTGGCCGCGCTGCACGCCTGGCTGGTGGCCGAGCATGGCTACGAAGGCAGCCTGCGCTCGGTACAGCGCTACGTGGCGCAGGCTTACCCACCGCCTGCGCGCCGAGCCCGACGCCGCGTCGAGACGCCGCCGGGTGCCCAGTCCCAGGTCGACTGGGGCTTGTTTCCCGGTGTCGTCGTGGCGGGGCAGTCGATGACTCTGCAGGACTTCCACATGGTGCTGTCGCACTCCCGCATGGATGCGGTGGTTTGGGTGTTCAGGCAGGACCAGTTGTCGTGGCTTGCCGGGCACAACGGGGCCTTCGAGCGCCTGGGCGGCATCCCCGCGGTGGTCCGGGTCGACAACACCAAGACCGCCGTCGTGCGCGGTGCCGGTGCCTGGGGCCAGCTCAACGAGACCTACCGTCGCTACGCCCTGACGGTGCGCTTTCACATCGATCCGTGCCAGCCCTACAGCCCGGAGCACAAGGGCAAGGTCGAGCGGGCTGTCCGCAGCCATCGCGGCGCCGCCGATCCGACCGCCCGGCCATGGGACAGCCTTGAAGAACTACAGGCAGCCACCGATACCGCGATTGCGGAACTCGCCACGCGCCGACGCTGCCCAGCCACCGGTGCCTGGGTGATCGATGCCTGGCAGGCCGAGAAGGCCGCGCTGGCGCCGTTGCCGCGGCTGCCGCAGCCCTTCGACCACGTGGCCACGCGCCGGGTCGGCACCGATGCCCTGGTCAGCTTCGAGGGACGCCAGTACTCGGTGCCGTTTGCCTACCTCGGGCGCATGGTGGAGGTCCGCGGCGGCGCAGGCACGGTCCAGGTCCTGGCTGACCAGGCCCTCATCGCCGAGCACCCGCGTGCCACCGCGCAGCGGCTGCTGATCGACCCGGCGCACTACGACGGCCCCAGCACCGCCCAGGTCCAGGCGCCGCCCCCCTTGGGCCGTATGGGGCAGCGCCTGGCAGAGCTGATGGCCACGCCCGTCGAGCGCCGGCCGCTGGACCTGTATGCCGCACTGGCGGAGGTGGCCCGATGA
- a CDS encoding transposase: MARQPRLDLPGIPQHVVQRGNNRLPCFLDDCDRQRYRQLLFEGLQRTGCALHAWVLMDNHVHLLLTPPAAGAVAQLMQALGRTYVGWFNARHGRTGTLWEGRYKSCLVDSTSYVLRCYRYIELNPVRARMIDDPTAYSWSSCASHASARADPMLTTHPAYLALGSTAALRASADQALLAEALPDEQISEIRAYLQQQRALGRDSFRAMVEARTARFAGIRPAHRQRRQSGPAG, translated from the coding sequence ATGGCCCGGCAGCCGCGACTCGATCTACCCGGCATCCCGCAGCATGTGGTCCAGCGTGGCAACAACCGCCTGCCCTGCTTCCTGGACGACTGCGACCGGCAGCGCTACCGACAACTGCTGTTCGAGGGCCTCCAGCGCACCGGCTGCGCCCTGCATGCCTGGGTGCTGATGGACAACCACGTCCACCTGCTGCTCACCCCACCCGCAGCAGGCGCCGTCGCCCAACTGATGCAGGCCCTGGGCCGCACCTATGTCGGGTGGTTCAACGCCCGCCATGGGCGCACCGGCACCTTGTGGGAGGGTCGCTACAAGTCGTGCCTGGTCGACAGCACGTCCTATGTGTTGCGCTGCTACCGCTACATCGAGCTCAATCCGGTGCGGGCCCGCATGATCGACGACCCGACCGCCTATTCGTGGTCAAGCTGCGCCAGCCACGCCAGCGCCCGCGCCGACCCGATGCTGACAACGCACCCGGCCTACCTGGCCCTGGGCAGCACGGCCGCGCTGCGCGCCAGCGCCGACCAGGCCCTGCTCGCCGAGGCGCTGCCCGACGAACAGATATCCGAGATCCGCGCCTACCTGCAACAACAGCGCGCCCTGGGGCGCGACAGCTTCCGCGCCATGGTCGAAGCCCGCACCGCCCGCTTCGCCGGCATCCGCCCAGCCCATCGGCAACGTCGTCAATCCGGCCCCGCGGGCTGA
- the istB gene encoding IS21-like element helper ATPase IstB, with protein sequence MSKRSLDVDGTRNRLNALGLAYAAEQLEPVLSEAVKQGHAPHLVLDQLLDLEHQAREGRRVRTSLRLSSLPTGSTLADFDFAFQPAIERTRIETLATCAWIRSAETLLIQGPPGVGKTHLAVGLAVKAVEHGFSAQFYRFDELKLQLKADAHLPPARLRRRKYLSTALLVIDELGFEPMSRDEASLFFRLVTYRYGRGSILITTNKSVRDWTELLAGDEALAAAILDRLLHKANVLNIKGRSYRLRDLDATLGTARA encoded by the coding sequence ATGAGCAAGCGCAGCCTGGATGTCGATGGCACCCGGAACCGCCTCAATGCGCTGGGACTGGCCTATGCCGCCGAGCAGCTGGAGCCGGTGCTCAGTGAGGCGGTCAAACAGGGCCACGCGCCCCATCTGGTCCTGGACCAGTTGCTCGACCTGGAACACCAAGCCCGGGAGGGACGGCGAGTCCGAACCTCGTTGCGCCTGTCCAGCCTGCCCACCGGCAGCACCCTGGCCGATTTCGATTTCGCCTTCCAGCCGGCGATCGAGCGGACGCGGATTGAGACCTTGGCGACCTGCGCCTGGATCCGCAGCGCCGAGACCTTGCTGATCCAGGGGCCGCCCGGGGTCGGCAAGACCCATCTCGCGGTCGGGCTGGCGGTCAAGGCGGTCGAGCACGGCTTTTCGGCCCAGTTCTACCGGTTCGACGAACTCAAGCTGCAGCTCAAGGCCGACGCCCACCTGCCGCCGGCACGCCTGCGCCGACGCAAGTACCTCTCGACCGCACTGCTGGTCATCGACGAACTGGGCTTCGAACCGATGAGTCGGGACGAGGCCAGCCTGTTCTTCCGGCTGGTGACGTACCGATACGGCCGTGGCTCGATCCTGATCACGACCAACAAAAGCGTGCGCGACTGGACCGAACTGCTGGCCGGCGACGAAGCCCTGGCCGCAGCGATCCTCGACCGCCTGCTGCACAAGGCCAACGTGCTCAACATCAAGGGGAGGAGCTATCGACTCAGGGACCTGGATGCCACGCTCGGGACCGCCCGGGCCTGA